The genomic stretch TGGTGTTTTTATCCACCACTAGTTTTTATCCACTAGTTTTTATCCACCGCCGGTGCCAGAGGCCAATGAAAATCATGAGAACCACCACACGACAAATGATTTACACCGGTCGTTTTGTTAAGAAAACCATCACTATAAATACATTTTTACATACTATTTTCTTAAGGCTACCCCCACTATAAATGATTTttgaaaattgcaaattaggctctaaaaataggaaaaataatttaaTCCAGGGAGGCCGCCATTGATCAGCCACTTGCCTGCTCCTCGCGCGATACTTCTCTAACCACTACGCCTAACAGTCACTTGTGTCTATGTTGCAATTtggttccccacatattatacTAAACCGAGCATAAATTGATTGTTGAGATCTTaaagaaattaaaataaaaatttgaTAGAGCATGATTTTAGAAATTTTTAGAAAGAAATTATCAAATTTGAAGTTAGTATGAGGGAGAAAGACTAGTTACAAGTTTTAGACAGAGATTAAAACAAGAAATCAGAGTTCTTCAACAATTTTGAAATTGATTTTCAAACAACATTTTGAAGCAGTAAATTGTTTGAAATAAAAAGGTTATAAACAAcaaagttctacaacttttaatttgatcatttctccatccctgatcatttaaaaaaaaatcaaattttaatgCTTAATTCTTATTATTCAACGTCTATTTTAAATTATCTGTATTGACGCAAGATTATGAAAATTGCcactataaatatatttttactgGCTGCTTTCTTAGTGGTAGTAAACTTAAGAAAACAATTAATAAAAATGAATTTACACTTGTGGTTCATGGTTTAGAACCACAATTTTATTTCTAGCGACGCTATATATTATGAACCGCTAGTTAGagaaagtttatactaaattttaaatAGTAAAATACTAGAAGAATCTCATATCACCAGAAGAAATAAAAAATTCTGCTTGTGCATGACATGaactccctctgtccctaaaTAGCTATATATCGTTTATCCTTTCTGAGAAACAACTTTAGTTACATATATAATATtatgatacataattagtatcattagaaagatctttaaatctagtttttttaataaatttatttataaagATATAAGAACAAGTATAATAATGGGCTTATAACCAAGCTAATGTTGACGTGAAGGAGAGAAGACAGGAGAGAGATAATAGCTTGGCTCTCATGCAAGCACCAAGTTAGGCACAAATGACTAGGTAGTGGTGGGTTCaaatagcaagtgttgtgagGAGAAATAGAAAGGAAAATGTGTCTTAAAAATAAGTATAGTATGAGAGAACTTCTGTATAACTTGACTCTAATCACTTGGCTTATATATAGTCAAGCACTTGGCTCTGTTATTGACCTTGCTCTAAATATTAaatgtattttctacaaatcgaatCAAACTTGTAACACACATCTTCATCTTCTAATAGAGACGAAGGAAGAAGGGGCAGCGCAGACATTCTTGCGGCTGCCATATGCATGTCATGCACTGACGACGATTAGCCATGGCCAGCAATCAATATTCAATGCAAATAAAGTAGTAGTACAAGTGGGAAAAAACAAAAGCAAGGATGAGAAAAACAAATATTATCATTCTGTTCATTAGATCGTTTTTGCGGCTAATGTTAATGTTAATttatctatacctatctataaagagagaaaatttcagtctgccaatATTTTTCTACCGGCCCTGTCCGTGTTCTGTTTCCTGCCCTGTCCGTCTTCGTTCCAGGAAACCTCCTTCCGTTTAACGCTGgtaaagagagaaaagaaaaatagaatGTTTTCTAGAGTTTTCAATGCAAAATCTTGTATTAATGTCGGATCGCTGGCCAGGAAGGATCGCTAGCCTTCTGCGCTtgtagaaagaaaaagaaaatagaattTTTTTCAAAGTTCCCAATACAAAATCTCCTATATCCTATTAGTTTAATtcagctgaaaattaataaatacgtaataattcatagaaaaatctaaaaattataaaacaaattttgttcagctccacatatgtagatccatgtagtaaataaaaaatagatgCAAAATGTCTGTCCTAttaatttgtttttcttttatttttaaatttgGTTGAAAATTGGTAAATGCGtaaaaattcatagaaaaatctaaaaattgcaaaacaaattttgtttagctccatatatgtagatccatatagtaaacaaaaaatatcataaattttagtatatttttttgttggagatgcttgcctatgctttttagtgtaaaattaaaattgtagttatcttgctccaattattataaaaattttatggtagcctatttaatgtgattcttggtttgtggtaaaagttttagcaccattcctgcatatctcactgatttactaatttacctaaatttatgcttgctaaatagtttacaatcaatttaagtatgtaaaaatataaaaaagatgTTTCCACTACttttgcacgatgtgttgttacgtcatatgaacacttcataagcctATGTGttcataagagcatctccagtaGTTTGGTAAACCAACTTGttatcttaatttatttggtaaaACCACAAAAAACACCCTCCAACAGTTCCTTAAACGAACTTGCTATCCTTGGCAACTTGATATCCTCCGGCCTCGCACTGCCATATTTGCGCACTTGGAGAGGACTTGGCATCGCGAAATTTTCCGTCGCCCTCGCCTGTCCCGCGCGACGGCCTCCCCTCCCGCGCGCGCCAAGTCCTTCTTCCCGCGGTATATATCCAGAGCAGAAGTCGTGGTTTCCTCGTTTTTATCACcacgccgctgccgccgtcggTCTTCATCTTCGCGCGAGTCACGCGGCGGCTTCTTTTCTCTTCGTGTCGCCAGGTATGTCCCGTCCGCTATTGGCTAGATCCCTGCCAATCTTGCGGTCCTCCTTCTGTATTGCTGGGTGTGGGTCAGTTTATCCTTGGTGTAGATCAAATCGAGTGCCGTGTTGAGGCCAAGGTCCGTGGGGGATGGACGGGCGCCGCACTGGACGAGTACAAGGGTTCCTATTTTTAGTTTCTGCATAGATGCatgtattattctagtatattgttTGCTTTGTCTCAAGACCACCAATGCATAGCTAGATGCATGGCATCACCGGTGCATCCAGGACGAGTATATGTCATGGTCGATCTGATAGTCATGATAGAATATCTGTTCATGgtctattcatagcattattctaaaaaaaaatttcatAAATTTGTGTAGACTGATGGAAGAAGATGGAAATTTTCTGTCGGGCATTCTTCTCAATGGAGAAGACTCTCATGTTGCTGGTTTGGATGAGATGCTCATTCCAAACACTCAACACACTCATGATGAAGTGCAGGCAAGCCGCAGTACAAAGGGAACTAGGAgggcaaaaaattttcattggCGCGAGGACGAAGTAATTTGCTCGGCCTGGTTGAATGTCAGCAAAGATCCCATTAATGGGGCTAATCAAACACGTACCACATTTTGGGGAAGAGTTCATGCTTTCTATGTGGAACACAATAAAACTGAAGTTGTTCGTACAGAGAATTCGATCATGCATAGGTGGCTGACTATTCAGTTGCAAGTGAACAAGTTTTGTTCATGCTATGAGGCCATTCAACGTAGGAATCAAAGTGGGACAACAATTGAAGATAAGGTATGACATATGTGTTCATTGTTGTAAttgaaattttttattttaaaatgtaTTAACATTGTAAATATCTTTATACAGATGAACGAAGCGAAAAAGTACTACACTTCACAAGACAAGGACAAGAAATCTTTTGGTCTTGATCATTGTTGGAACATACTAAAGAAGGAGGACAAGTGGAAAGCAAAGATGATAGAACTTGCCGAGCTGGAGAAAGTAGCAGCAAGCAAGAAGAATAAGAAGGCCACAAAGAATTCCAGGCCAAGGGATGAAGGAGCCAATAGTGATGATCAAGTCGTAGCGGTTGGTGATGAACCTGTAGAAACAGAACCAAGAAAAAGGTCAGATGGGATCAAGAAGGTCAAAGAAAATCATAGGCGAGGAGGTGGTGAGGCTTGCGTGCAAGCTTTGGACAAGATGTGGGCAAAAAAGGAGGAGTCGGACAAGGAAAAAGCGAAGGCTAAACAAGAGAGGTTCATGGCTTCACTTGAAGTAGACAAACAAGCACTAGAGCTAGAGAAGAAGAGAGCTGATGCGGAACTGAAAAGAGCTGCAGCAGATTTGCTAAAACAGGAAAAAGAAATTATGATGGCGAACAAGGCTGGTCTTGACACGCTGCAGCTTGAATGGCTTCAGATGATGCAAGAGGAGATTGTCGCTAATAAGCGTCTTGGAAAAACAATTTAGTTTATGTCTTCTATGTTCTATAATTCTTGAACCTTTAGTTTGATTTGCTTTCATAGTCATCAGAACATTTTCTTTCAATCAGAATTACTTCTATTCATGGTACTGTATGCATTTGTATTCACTTGAGTTGCTGGCCGACATGGTACTGTGCAGATTTTGGTACGTTGCATGGTACTGTAGCTAGAGAGTATTGGTGCCCGGCAGAGCTGAAGCTGCTGAATGTCTGCAAGCTGAAGCTGCTGAATGTTCCCTGACGACAAATCTTGCATGGTCTTGTCTCTTGTtgcatttgagtaaaatattgcACTTGAGCTGACGACAGGAAGAAAAATAATTCGATGGTTCATGGTACATGAATAAAAACAAATGACCTATTACATTTGAGTATATAATTTTGAACAGGATGAAATAGAAATGAGTAGCTAACACAAATCGAAATAAACTATAACATTTAAAATTATATAGTGTACGAATATAAATCTGGATGATGGTTCCACAGGTGTTCGATGAGATCTTCTTTCAACTGCACATGTGTTCCCTTGTCTCTGATCTTTCTATGTGCCTCAATATATTCATCAAGTGTACGAGTAGGTTGGCCATGATCAGGTTCAACATTTTCACCACCGTAATCAAAACGTTCCCGAGGGTCAACCACGAATCCTTCATCTTCCACAATCATATTGTGCATGATCACACAAGCCCTCATGATCAATGCCAAAGTCTCAATGTCCCAAGGGCGCGCTGGTCCTCGAATAATGGCGAACCTAGACTGAAGAACCCCAAAAGCTCTCTCGACCATCTTCCTCGCTGCTTCTTGTGCTTTGGCAAAATATTGCCTCTTGTTGCCCATAGGAGCAGCGATGGACTGGACTAAAGTAGCCCATGAGGGGTATATACCATCTGCAAGATAATATCCCATTGTGTAGTCATGTCCGTTAACAGAAAATTTCACTCCTGGAGCTCTACCTTCGGCTAGGTTATCAAACAAAGGAGATCTATGAAGAACATTGATATCATTATGGGACCCAGGCATTCCAAAGAAGGCGTGCCATATCCAAAGGTCGTCCGAAGCAACAGCCTCTAGAATAATAGTTGGCTTGTCCACATGCCCCTTGTACTGACCTTGTTTATCATATGGACAGTTCTTCCATGCCCAATGCATACAATCAATGGACCCTAACATTCCCGGAAATCCTTTTTTCTCACCCATTGCAAGTAATCGTGCTATGTCCGCCTCATTGGGGTATCTGAGGTATTCATCTTCAAATATTTCAACAACTGCAGCAACAAACTTACGTAGGCTCTCAAGTGCAGTACTTTCGCCAATGCGAACGTACTCATCTGTCGCATCAGCTGGAACCCCATAAGTGAGCATACGCATTGCGGCAGTGACTTTTTGGAAGCAACTCAATCCAAGCTGATTGGCCGCATTTCTTTTCTGCACAAAGTAATCATCGTACGCTTCAACAGCATTCATTATGTGTACGAAAAGTTCCTTAGACATCCTGTACCTgaacaaaataaatataaagtttGACAACTCTAATAATATTTTAGCAGGTAATAAGGAAAAATTAATCCGAAGGTAAAGAACAAGAACCTTCGACGGAATATTTCGGGGCCGTATGTTGGATTGTCCGCCAAATAATCTTGATACATCCTGTCATGTCCACCTTCTCTATCACGGCGAAGATATCTACGACCTTTGACAGAGCCACCGTGTGGTCCTTTGTCATCGGACAAAGTTTGTACAATTCGGGCAGCCGATAATATCAGGAAGTCATCGGATGATTCTTCATCCAATTGTCTTCGCGAACAAGATCTCTTCGTAGGCATGATTCCTGAACGATAAGGTTCTGCAATAAACAACGGCATGTACAAAAGCTGAATTCTGTTCTGCAATAAACAACGGCATGTACAAAAGCTGAATTCAAAGCAACAGGGGAGCATCTGGCaatagacggtgagcttctGGCAACAGATGGCAAGCAGCATGGAGCTTTGTTCGATCAGTACCTTTGTTCGATCAATCAAAGAAGGAAGCGAGCAGGAGGTGAGCTTCTCGCATGACGGGTGTGTCCTCGGCGCCGCAGCAGGAGTAGGCGACACAAACGAACCGGCGGCGGCGTCTTGCACGTACGCGAGGACCAAGGATCTTCACGGCGTGAGGAGGAGGCCCAGGGTTGGATTAGGTGCTTACTTTTAAATTTTACCAAGCTGGAATGACAAACTATTGGAGAGACATCTTTTTTTCACTTGCCATATCATTAAAGCAAGTTGCCAAATCACAAGATTTGGCAAATGATTTTTACCAAACTattagagatgctctaatatacatacatttaactgatatatcatattttataggaatcataatctaaataaaaaactaaagctagcaacaaacttctcatgttttaatataatactgaagtatattaagagataatactagagtaagataagatttgcctaatttctatttttattattaaataattatgtctccaagctatatattattgtaaatattaactatccaataccatagatgtcatggttatcaataaaataaattatggaatttaaattttataaaaatgataaatataaatagattgatatttttctcccgttgcaacgtatGGGCATATTTACTAGttatgaaaaaaaataatattatgtGGTTGAAAAAGTACAGCTGATTCTAAATTTTGTTCACACTTGGACTTATTAGTGAGACTTAGTCATActtttctcacaacaaatcagcattaACATAAGTCACAGAAATGATCCAGCGAATAGAGTGATAATATTTGCTTTTCTCATCTTTGTATATATCGGTAGGTATGCGTGCTTATTTTATTCTGTTCCTCGTTTATTTGttctccatatatatatagcagTAGCAGACTAAGGTTTGGGTTGCCGCGCgccaagcatgcatgcatgtagttGAAATTAAAAAGGAATAATCTCATCAAATACATACATTGCGATGGGTATATATCGATGGATCCACCGTCAAATCAAATCAACCACGGAGTTAATAACACGATCGATGATCCAGCTACGTACGTCTACCTATATATATAGGTACTAGCTAGTTGTAGCTGTTATTGCAGTACGTAGTATACATTAGCTAGTGTATAATTTACGTCAAACAAGTTGATGAAAAGAAAAATTAAATAAGGTGATTATATTGATCATCGATGCATGCATGGGCTCCGTCGTCCGATCCGCGGATCCTTTGCTTGACCTGCACGTCGATCCAACCCCAACGCCCCGAccccaagcaaagcaaagcaaacAATAATGTAGAcagtacatgcatggagcagcTAGGACGCATGGGATCGATCGAGTATCGACACACACGTCTTCCTGGCCTCGCTTTACAGCCAGACGATCGAGATCTAGCCAGCACAAGCCATCGATCGatccatatatatatgttattcCTTTCGTGGCATGGAGGGGTACGTATAGTATGTGGCCAGAGCAAGCAATGCAAAGAACAAAATGAAGCAGGATCGGAGACATGCATCTAGCTGTCTAGCTAGCTAGTGTATATACAGTACGTAGTAGTAACTAATAACCGGCCGCCTGCCCGTCCGTCCATATATCATCGATATCGATCCTTGTACACAGCAGCCGGCCGGTCAGTAGCTAGTACCTGAAGATCGATCGAGAACGCAGCAGCAAGCTAATAAGCTAGCTATACGACGATCATATACATCGATCGATCGACAAGCTAGCAAAAGTAAGCTGCTGCTAACAAGCTAATAAGTGGCAGGCAGCTAGAGCCAGCAGCTAGCAcggtcgtcgtcggaggccaacTGATCGATCGATCCGACATGGCCGAGAACCTCAAGCCCgtggcgctgctgctgctgctgctgaaccTGTGCATGTACGTCATCCTGGCTATCATCGGCGGGTGGGCCCTCAACGTCGCCATCGACCGCGGCTTCATCATCGGCCCCGAGCTGCGGCTTCCCGCGCATTTCCACCCCATTTTcttccccatcggcaacttcgccACCGGCTTCTTCGTCCTCTTCTCCCTCCTTGCCGGCGTCGTCGGGATCGCATCCGCCATCGTGGGCTTCAACCACCTCCGCTTCTGGAACTACCACAGCCTGCAGCCCGCCGCGGCGTTGGGCCTCGGTGCCTGGGCACTCACAGTCCTAGCCATGGGGTATGTCTCTCGTCCATCTCGATCGTCTGCATAGTCCTTATTAtttgatcatcatcatatcATGCATTTATGTGTTTTAATAATTGCAGGCTAGCTTGTCAGGAAATCTCTTTCGACCGAAGAAACGCCAAGCTGGTACGTATCTAGCTAGCTACTAAAAGTACATGATCCTCGTTCCAACAAATTAACAATTAAAATGATCCTTAACTAGTAATTATTAAGAGAGTGATATATTGTTTTTTGAGTTAAAGGGCTACCTTTCAGTTAACATCAAAAGACCAAGATCCAGTTTACAGCGCAAGagagtgatatatatatatatatatatatatatatatatatatatatatatatatatatatatatatatatatatatatatatatatatatatatatatatatatatatatatatatatatatatatatatatatatatatatatatatatatatatatatatatatatatattattgtttattATCAAAGTACTATATATTAATCCTAGCTGcaaaattttatatatatatttgttaaTTTGCATCAtgtcagggcaccatggagacCTTCACCATCATCCTAACAGTGACGCAGTTCTTTTACGTGCTCGCGATCCACGGGGGAAGTCACGGACCCGCCGTCCCGGTCGAGCGCCGCCGCAACTTTGCAGGATGAACGAATGGAAACATATATGCATGGCACGGATCTGAGGCAAAGGGAGAAGGACAAAAAAAATTAAGGGAAGGAAGGAAGAAGCCGGGTGCTTAATTTGTTTGTTTCTTTTGGCCACTTCATTCAATTATCCGTTTGCTGGATTAATTTATTGTTTGAGTGCATTCGGAGACATACTGTATGTGTTGACAATTTCAATTACAATATTCATATGGATGGAATTAATCCACAACTGGTTTAATATTTAGattttgtttggatgtagtcaaaTTCACATCAATCGACATGTGTTGAGATGGATTGGAGtgaaatttgaactaaattccactccaatccacatcaacacacatggattgaagtgaatccgacaacatccaaatagTTAGTTCCAGTACGATCGAGGACGTATTGTTTTATGGCGCCTGTGCTTGAATTAATTGTCTTGTTGGATTCTCATTTTCTTTTACAATCATTGTCAAGATAAGTCACATGAAAATTTGGACCGATCCAAACAAAATTAACAAGCAACACGCATGCACGGATGCCAAATTTGGTGGCCCAAAACCCCCCACACGATTTTGCTGTGTAAAAAAACCAAGTCCACACAAAACTCCTAGCTAGGAACAAAGTGGCAAAGTTTGGTCAAACAACCCATTCCGAGAACACCCTGTCTATTCTCATCTCGATCCCGTCACCCATCTCCAACAGCGCGCCCACCGCCATATATACGCCTCCTGTCCTGGAAAAAAATTCTATGGGCGATGGATGAGAACAAgagataaaaaaaatcaatcgCATTGCACGTGCTCCCACTGCCTCCTCCATTTTGAAGATGTGCCCCCATTTAAAAACTCCCTACCACATTGGCCTAGCCTGAGGCGGACAATTGGAGGTCCATCCATGTTGCCTTGGTCAGTTTAAGGTCGGCATCCCTAGCTAAGTCTATCTGTGTCAGCAGCATCCCTCTCAAATGTAGGGTTGTAGGAGGTAGGATACAGAGGAGCTTGTGATGGATGAGCCACGACTGGAGGAGCTTGAGGTGAAGGATCCAATGACGTACGAAGCTCATGCACTCCATTCAGTCCCTGCCCACTCTTGATTCGTCGTCCCTATTCAATTTGTATTGGCATTAGTAATACTGTAAGATTTTTTATGGTGCCACAATGAAAGAAAACCGAAAGGGCCTGCATTGGAGTTAAGCAGATTTTCCGGGCTTGTCATGTGTCCGATACATTGGTCAAATTTCTGCATCGACAAAACAAGTAGCTTAACCTAGCTAATTGAGTACAGCGAGTGGATATGTTCCACAATTGTGAAATTTAGCACAATGTAACTCAGATGAAGCCAAAGGATGCAAGGAAAACCTAATTCCAAACACAAAGGATTTGAGTTCAAAGAGTTTGGGGGTGTTTTTATATGCATCAGAGAGCTCTTCAATGAGAACAAGAGATAACAAATAGTGCATAGGGTTTGTCTCGAACTCCACCAAGGCATACTTCTAATGTGCACCGGACAAATGCAATAGTGTTCAGATACAGTTTGTCGAATGGACGAAGCAGCCACCAAAAAACATTACTAGGTGCACCAGAGAAATCACTAGAGAAAAGGATGCATGCGATGCAGAGGTTGCATCGAAGAAATATGGTGCTTGTTAGTTCAGAGAGTCCAGTTCCAGCTAGTTTattgtgcatagactatatatACTTTCTCCTCTCATCCATTTGAGATCTCTTGGAAGGCATGACACATCATATTTGGGCCCAAGAGAAATTTGGTATATTTGAGTGAtcaaaatattttaattttaGGTTAAGGAATCTATTAGTACTCAAAGAGTACGTGGCAAGCATGCATCCGCTCTTCTCGTTATTCTTGCCAAGTGAAAGTCTATGCTTATTACTCATGATAAATGACATCACCTAGACAGTTTGGTGGTGTTTTGATGGTTTGTTATGTCtctttgccgattatgagaGGCCTAAGAAAGTGTTCACGGTTGTGGCAATCCACCATTTTGGAATGGAGAAAAAACAACCATGAGAGAGCATTTGGTCCATGATAGATCATGGGATAGCTATATCCTTGCACGTGTGCTCCAACAAGGACAAATAAAGAGTGTCGACTCTCTGATACATAAAAAAGCACCATGTTTCTAAACCATTATATTTTGCATACTTTCTGCAATTTAGATTCCTAAATTGACATGTTAGTGTAGGGTTGGAACTTATGGTGCAAAACTTTGTGCCATACAACATTTGTTTAGGCACCATAGGTGAATTTGGCAATATGATTTAATTTGCCtctgagcatctccaacagtttactAAATCACTTGCCATCCTATAAATTTTGACAAATCAATGATAAAAatcctctccaacagtttgctaaatatGTTTGCTAAAAATTTCCACTTGCCATCGTCGGGTGCCTCGCGCGTATTTGTACACGCGCGTACTCGTTAGCCCATCCGCCTCCCGCGTCATCCCTCTTCCTTCCCGCGCGCTGTGCGAAATTTTCCTAGGCTATTGTCAGTGTGGTATAGAGCTGCTGCCGTGCTGCTGCTGATAGCGATAGCTGCTGCTGTGCTGTCGTGCTGTGGTACAGAGCTGCTGCCGTGTTGTGGTACAGCTGCTGCCGTGCTACTGCTGATAGCGACAGCTGCTGCCAAACTGCTACTAAGCTGCCGTGTTACGGTACAACAAATAATTTAGTGCTTGTTTGTTCAATAAAATGACAGCAAATGACATTAGTATTGAAGCAAATAAATTCAAGCAAATACACTTCATGATCAAACAAAATATGTTTCACAGATGATGGTTccaaaataaaataatagatgatGGTTCCAAAACAAGATATGTTTCACAGATGTGTCAACGTGATGAAGACAACGTGCGCCGGGGATAGATGGATCACGCGACGGGAGTAGATGGATCGGtagttggtttgatgtatgggtAGTTGAGGTGTGggccttttttttaatttggcaATCCTAAATAGCAAACTATTAGAGATGTTCATTTTTTCCACTTACCAAAACTTTTAGCAAGTTGTCAAAACTCAAAGTATGGCAAACaacttttagcaaactgttggagatactCTGAACTGGAAGTTGCCAACCCTCGGAACAATTTTCACTTTCTTGTACACACGTGAAACGGCATCGGAGTGGTTTCACCAATTTTGCTTCCTGCCTATCCCTCTGCACTAGAGGTTGTATTATTTTTAATGTACCTTTTCAAGTGTAACAAGTTAATATAAAATAAGTTGTATTTAAGTTACCTTCACGCAAAAAAACATTTTGATTTCTAAGGATATTcacatttatatattttttgtaaaaaaatattcttTTGAAAATTAGAATCTGGTTTACCAAACACTCTCATAAAATTTTCCTTAATCATCACAAAAATATTTCATAGGAGAATCTGAATCTGAAATATTTCAACCAAAATTTAGATCCCTACCCAACAAACTCTTAATGTATAAAACAGTCCTCACTTTAAACGATTAGCCTACCATCGTAATTTATGAAGTGTTGTTCTTACATTTGCCCATCCCACCATTTCCTTTTTGTATTATAttgtt from Sorghum bicolor cultivar BTx623 chromosome 3, Sorghum_bicolor_NCBIv3, whole genome shotgun sequence encodes the following:
- the LOC8077537 gene encoding putative nuclease HARBI1, which codes for MRMLTYGVPADATDEYVRIGESTALESLRKFVAAVVEIFEDEYLRYPNEADIARLLAMGEKKGFPGMLGSIDCMHWAWKNCPYDKQGQYKGHVDKPTIILEAVASDDLWIWHAFFGMPGSHNDINVLHRSPLFDNLAEGRAPGVKFSVNGHDYTMGYYLADGIYPSWATLVQSIAAPMGNKRQYFAKAQEAARKMVERAFGVLQSRFAIIRGPARPWDIETLALIMRACVIMHNMIVEDEGFVVDPRERFDYGGENVEPDHGQPTRTLDEYIEAHRKIRDKGTHVQLKEDLIEHLWNHHPDLYSYTI
- the LOC110434088 gene encoding uncharacterized protein LOC110434088; this encodes MHRWLTIQLQVNKFCSCYEAIQRRNQSGTTIEDKMNEAKKYYTSQDKDKKSFGLDHCWNILKKEDKWKAKMIELAELEKVAASKKNKKATKNSRPRDEGANSDDQVVAVGDEPVETEPRKRSDGIKKVKENHRRGGGEACVQALDKMWAKKEESDKEKAKAKQERFMASLEVDKQALELEKKRADAELKRAAADLLKQEKEIMMANKAGLDTLQLEWLQMMQEEIVANKRLGKTI
- the LOC8078065 gene encoding uncharacterized protein LOC8078065, with the translated sequence MAENLKPVALLLLLLNLCMYVILAIIGGWALNVAIDRGFIIGPELRLPAHFHPIFFPIGNFATGFFVLFSLLAGVVGIASAIVGFNHLRFWNYHSLQPAAALGLGAWALTVLAMGLACQEISFDRRNAKLGTMETFTIILTVTQFFYVLAIHGGSHGPAVPVERRRNFAG